The sequence CCAGCCAGTGAAGGTTGGGGGTTCAAAGCCTTGCTTTATAGTGATGACTGGGGTGCCACGGCGTCCAGAGGGGTCAGAGTCCACATATTCTTTTGCTGAtggcaaaaaaacattttatgacATTTATCAATCAGGAATTACACTTCAGTGCCAATGCTAAACCAAACTTAATCCTCCATTACACATGGACTCGTCCGGTTGATATGTAGTTTTTTGGTGCTTTAACTGAGTTTTTCTAACAATATAATTGTCATTTTTATAGGTATGCGGGAATATTATGTTGGTTAGTGCTTCATCATCTTAACTTACCTATTTTATCTGATCCAGTCCGCTCCACCTCATTGGCCTCAATACCAATCCAAAGAAAAATCTAAGGGAAGAAGATTAAgcttacatttaaagttcagcAATAGATCTTAGTCACATTAGACACCATATTAAATATAACACGGATGAAAATGAGGCTGTGTTAGATTGTTACAGTCTTTACAATGGCATCCACTGTATAATAATTGTCCACTGTATACAAAATTTTCACAACTCAACtttttaaaacagctttttttgagaatttagTTTCATCAGCTTAAAAATCTGTATGTTGGTATACAACAGTACAATCTACTGAACGCAGTGTACATCTATCACTCACACCCTCGTTTTCCTTcctgaaaaacattaaatatggCACTACCCTGATTATGGTCTATAGCTGAACTTCATTCTTTGCCTCATTCTGGTTTGTAACGCCCACTTTTCAAGAACCATTCAACTGATTATAAATACAATCTTTTCTCATcctgctttttttttgttggataTCCTGTCTCACTCAGAAGTTTATCAGATTACAGAAGTAATGTGTGTTGTAAACATCATTTCATGCTGACATAATGTCaagtcatcagtatttcaaaTGCTAACCTGATCCCAAGTATCCAGAAGCATGACGTCATCAGTGGCCAAATCCGACTGAGTGAACTCTCCAGGAACTTCCTCAGCCTGAAATGGAAAAGGAGAAGGTACATGTATAGTGTTTGCAGTCATTTAACAAAGAAATTTGAATCAGTCCCACATTTCATCTGAAGTAACTCACAATTAGACGACCAGTCTTGTTGGAGCAGCCAAACAGACGAGGAGGTTTAACACTTTTCTGCAGACTTTTAGAGGTCTGATATTCCTTCTTTCCACCCAAAGCAGACCAAAATGCAGCTGGGAGGAACAAAGAGAGACATTAAAATGACCAATCAGTTCCAAGTAACAGGAAACGTGATTAGGTTAGGAATGCCTTTTAACTGTATTACAGTGTCTGAACATTTATAAAAGGCAGAAACCCACCCGGCTCTTTGCCCTCGGAAACTTCCGTAACACTGCCTCCAAGGAAGCTGCAGACGTATTTTGCAGCAGCCATTTCTTCCTCTGATGCGGCCACGCCTTTCCACAGAAAGATGCCATCAGGGAACTTCAGCACAAACACATCATTAGTGTTCAGTTTAGATGCAGAAGGTTCAACCTGggtgagaaaagagagaaagcGAAAGAAGTCAGAAAGGAAGATTATTGCCTGGTGGTCATTCCTGGCTTCATCCACATGTGTGTTTGCGGCCATCCCTGACCTCCACAGCGCGTGTTGCACGGGTGGAGCTCTGACGGATGTGGAAGAGGCGTGTGCTGGCAGCCCGACTCTGACCACCTTTACGTGAAGTCCCACCCAAGTGGATGATCATGGGTTTCCCCTTGAAAAGACTCATCAAATGGGCCGGTTCCTGGCCCTGAGTGACGCGTACCTGAAGGACAACATAACAGTGAATTCTAAGTCAAGTAGACCTTGTTATTTCCTTTTAAAAAACAAGAAATCCTTCAAAAAAAATGGAAACTATAGAtgcatagtttaaaaaaaatttaagatTACAATGACATGTATTACTAAATCTAAGTATCATTTAAATTTTTACCACGATTACTAAAGTGTTGATAGCAGTATTTCAGGTACTTCCATTACATTACAATTTTAATGAGCTTTACCCTTAttaataattcatatttttaaagaatacatttaaatgagtattaaattatgacaaatttatctaaaaatgtattattaaaaaacaatatatactgctgtttggggtcagtaatttttttttaaaagaaaatgtatacttttaattcagcaaggataaattcaattaaacaaaagtgacagtaaacacttataatgttagaaaAGATTGATATTTCAAactaatgctgttcttttgaactttgaaCTCAAAACATTGATGCTTTTTTTGTTTCAATGCATCAGAGTTtcctttaaaaatattaaatagcaTAAATGTTTTCAACAGTGATAATAAGAATTGCTTCTTTAGCATTAAATCACcatattcaaatgatttaaAGGATTATgcaacactgaagactggagtaatgatgctaaaaattccaCTTTGCCATAGAAGGAACaaattacatattaaaatagaaaacacttaaaaaataataaatttatatatatatatataatatatatataatgattttgACAGGGCCAGCAGAGAAGGCCCTGCTGGCCCTGACAGCCCACCActgtaaattattataatttatatataagtGTATGAAATAATGACCGGACTCAAGAAGTTAGGCCTGTGTTTGGTAGTACCTGGACAGGTGTACCACCCATGGAATCATCCAGCTTGACAGTTAGAAAAGCTGACGCAGCCAGCTCGTCTTGTGTACACTTCAGTCCTTGCCTGATGTGAAAATCAGTAAATCTAATTAGAATATTAAATATTGACTTGATTGGGTAAATATTGGCTAATCGAGTGGTTAATGAATACATTCCGGCATGTCGTCCTGTGACTGTCTTGACTCACCAGGTGTAGATAATGTGTTGCTCTTTGCTTCCTTGGCGATAGGAATAGAGAATCAGGTAACAGTCTCCTCCATAGAACTGGCCATAGCTAGAAGGATCCACAggaactctttccccaccatcGACCCGCCACACCTACCGAGGTCCAGAACAATGAACTTCATACAAGTGCAGTGATGTAATTAATGATAAAATCAACAGCAATCTTGAAATTTAAGCAATTATAGTTCAGCGAATTCGAATGGGTCATTAGAATGGAGTTGTAATTAGCAATTTAGTCTTGATTCGTGTATTTTAGAACAGCTGTCTTATTTATCAACTTCAGATTTATCAACTTCATTTATCAAAATCAGGTTTGACATACATGTAGTATGTAGTTGTAGTTGAACACAAATACTTTAAAGTCTCTTCAAGATAAATTTTCATGGTGGAAATCAAATAATTTCAGAAATTCGTGTTATCTGTACTATGTGAAATTACAACGTTCACCAAAGCTGCTTGCTTTGAAAGTGACTTCTGTGTGAACTGTGCTTGACACCACTGACAATGAACATTGGAACTTTTTGCCAACAAAATGTCAACATTTCTCTAATGTGACTGCACCTTTAAACTaaaaacctgattccaaaacaCCATTAGCATTTCCTGAGGCAATTCCTGGCTCAAAAACGCCAAAGGCCCTCTCACACCAAAGACGATAACTACAAAGATGAAGATGTAGTTTTAAAAATAGTTCTAAATATGAAATAGCAGCAATTATAACGACAATGTCACAGAGAAACAATATTGTTGGAATCTGTtttttacactctaaaaaatgctgggttaaaaacaacccaagttgggttgaaaatgcactaacccaacaattgggttgattttacccaacggttgagttgttttaacccagcggttaggttaaatgttgcttaagacaacccaattgctgggttaaaacaactcacaccaattgttgggttagtgcattttcaacccaacttgggttgtttttaacccagcattttttagagtgtaacaacacttttttccagctgatgaatgattaaaacattaacaaattaacaaaaatcAATTACAATACAAATGTCCGTTGGTGTAGACGCTaatatcattatagttatcgctattggtgtgaacaggccttgaTTCTCCCCTGGGTTTTAGGACTGTATGGTGCATGGTGTGGTGGTCAATATTTTTACCTGAACCTTGCCAGAGCCGTCATCCACCATACCATGCTGGGAAGCCATTGTTTTGTTGGAGTGCAGACTGGAGGCGTCAAAGGGAACCTGCGGAACACGGGCAATGCGGCCAATGCTGTAGGCCTGGCCTGGACCTGTGGTTTGATTCTTATCCTTCCAGTTACTGAAGAACTGTTTAAACAGTGTGGTCTCACCTCCAGCCGGCATAACCTGGATCTGATCACAAAAAGTTAGATTGGTTAGAGTTTGGCTTCTACTTAATCTACTTCCATTATCAGGCTGGCCAGTGTCTTATACCTGTGTGTTTTTGGGGTAGTTCTTTTCTTTGACAAACTGCTCTGCCACCTTCATGGCTGCCTTACGCTCTTCTGTGTTTGCATCCGGTCCTGAAAGGTTCGAATAGATGAAACTTTCAATAAGGTATATGTCACCTTGCAGTGAtaataaatacatgtatatataaggatattaaaattaaatttgacAATACCTTTCCAAAGAAAGATCTTGCTGTCCACTCCATTGTCCAGGATGTAGCACTCGGTGGGAGTGAGCATCTCCTGTTTGAAAGGGCTGCTCTGGGCCACCAGAGATGTCTTCATAGAGCCTGCAGCATCAGATACCTAACCCagaacacacaaatacatacatttataaCGTGCAGTGAATTCTACACAGTTAGCATAAAACAGGCAACTCTGATATGCATATAGTAAATAAATGTACCATGTAGAGTGAGGCCTTTTTCTGATTGCTTCTGTCAGCCGTCTCATCGTCAGGACTTCCTGCTGGGATGTCGGGCTTGGGCCCAAGAgcctaaaaataaacaaacacaataagAGTTTCTACCAGTTTTCTCCATGACGGCGATCAACCCAGGACACAAAAAATACTAATATGCAGAACCTCAGGCAAGAAGTCAAAATCAAAGCCAGATGAACTGGCATTCTTTGCTGACTGCAACACTAATTCCCTTAAATATTTACCGTTTACTAATATTTACTGTGACAAACTTATTCCAGCtttctttttctgtttctgtACATAGAGCATGGTAATGCAAAAGCAATGTTCAGGTCATGAGTTCAGTTCCCAGAGAATGCATGAACTTGAATgcattgttaaagggttacttcagcgattagcatatggctttctatcagtagaaaccctggagtatattcgaatgaacatgctcccccctctcatatccccctgagacgagagatttatgcattttatttctggaaaaattactctggtgacgcaaatatcgtcgatTTGCGTCATCAGTAAAATGTTCGGACTacagactacagccagcagagggagctatttccgcatgttttcaactctcacatgggggatggggtcgcactcacagctcagctcggctcaggccttcatggaaacggtgcggccggcggagagcaaagtgagtattttatcttctcaagttaattcctatgaaagttcatctttcaaaggcatgaactgaaaatgcgccagactgaacacgcgctgagaactactgccgcGAGCGTGGAAGCCTttagctcattcagctcatcacgatgcgtgtaatctgactcctgctgcattTGTGACACTTCCTAAATCACAaaatattgaacagacactttcagtttttaattgtagtgtctgttctctaactgaactgattttatgaagatgaacgagCCGCGAtggtgggaaagtaaaagtgattcagtagcggtggctgtgGGAGTgtcctcacagggcagcgaagcattctgggaattgtagtctttcatccccatgagacaaaaatatattttttgtcttttctcagtctagaaagcagcaaattcaaaaataatttcacatttctactacattaatgacgcagtttaaatacagattcatcttcccagcgctgaagtacccctttaactgcCTTGGATAAATGGCATGCCATGTGAATGTCTACAGATTCTTTCTGTTGTACTTTATCAAGTGTCTCTGTTTCTTTGTTGTGTCAAtgtcttttttttgtatttctgtAACTACAAAGATGGTCTATGATATTTCttgaaaatataatttagaattcctattcattaaaaaaacatttgctctGGAACAAGATGTTTAAAGGTAATGAGGCAAAGGTTTGGACTTTAATTCAGTTTAAAGTCACAATGTAGTGACAGATCTATTAATCCATATTGTGACATACCTTCAAGTAAAATGAATGATCAAATATTAGTAATTCGGCAACATTAGCTATATGCATGGATGAATTGTTAAAAATAAGATTAACAacatgcatttagaaaataaatgtgaatgtgCATTTCATGCGGACTCATAAACTCTTTCAAGGTGTGTGGCAGTCTTACCAATTCATAGTCACCAGTATCCTTAGTTTAGAATTCAAAAAGCCTGAACAAACTGCTAAAGAAAGGCAGTGCTGTTTCTGGTCTTTCTCTAAACTGTGTTTCGTTAAATGAAGATTGTAATGCATGCCACCACTGACCCAGTTAATCATGTCTTGACTTCCAGCCACAGCAGATCCTCATTCTTACCACATACTGCATGTTTAAACTTGCAGCACAATGGCACatcatttttgtgttttgtagAAGAAGACTTACACTAAGGACAGCCTCTGGCTCAGAACCATCCTCAACCATTTGCAGACTGGCACGCCCATTTCTCTCATTATCACGAATGCCAATTGCCACCTCGGATGCTTTCAACCGCTCAAAACGGTTGCACTCACTCCCACACCATTGGTAGATGTCCTAGGAAAATCAGAATAATTTCATAATCAAAATCATAGTTTTGGATTTCTCAAAATTACAGCACTAAGGAAATGTAAAATCACTTTCTGACCTTGCCAAGATCAACGATGAAGCAGTCTCCGTGATTGAAGCTGGCCCAAGACATATTCACCTCGGTGGCACGAATGGTACGTCGTCCTTTAATGTGAAGCAGACGCTTAATGTTCATGTCATTGGTCACCACATGCTGGAAGCCAGAGGCCACACCACCTTGCTGTGTAGGGGAAAAAGACAACGTGCCATTGAACAAAATACACCATGTCTTGTGGCTCTACCATTACATAAATTCTTGCGATACACAGAAAATTAATTGCAGATGGCATTATAGTGAAAAGTACAAAGGACTTAATCTTTAACGGGGAAGGGCAAATAAATAGTgcctatttacactaagtgcaaatagcatgCCTTGTTGGCAAGCACTTTTTACACTAGCTCTGACCAACAATGCCTGGTTGGGCCacataagatttaaaaaaacatgtttaaaattcTCCCGGGATATATCTAGTAGAGCATAAGGCTCAGACCGCTAGGTTTAAAGGCGATCGAActaggttcgaatccgccttttgctgagcttgctcttctcccttttcccatcacatatcaataggaaaggcatttactctcaataaaaataaagaatgtTGAAATAAAGTGCATAATATTTAGTAAGATGTTTAATAAgtgtttaataagtttaaaaaatgtttaataagaATAGTAGGGTATAAGTAGGGTTAGGGGTAAGTGTAGGGAGGTCTTTAATTGTCCCATAAAGTGGAacaattttataatttaataaatataatcattccCACTCTTTTACTTTTGCATCCTGTATAACAATACTGAGGTGAAAAtatatgtatctgtcaaaataaagaataaatagCATCTAATTACAATTTACACATATCGCAAAGAACTGATACTTTTACATAGgaagtgtaaatagaatatatc is a genomic window of Pseudorasbora parva isolate DD20220531a chromosome 12, ASM2467924v1, whole genome shotgun sequence containing:
- the scinla gene encoding scinderin like a, with protein sequence MVSHKEFQNAGKAPGLQIWRIEKMDLKPVPKQLQGNFFTGDAYVVLYTTPAPSYNIHMWLGNECSQDEGGAAAIFAMQLDDHLGGAPVQYREVQNNESIAFLGYFKTGIKYQQGGVASGFQHVVTNDMNIKRLLHIKGRRTIRATEVNMSWASFNHGDCFIVDLGKDIYQWCGSECNRFERLKASEVAIGIRDNERNGRASLQMVEDGSEPEAVLSALGPKPDIPAGSPDDETADRSNQKKASLYMVSDAAGSMKTSLVAQSSPFKQEMLTPTECYILDNGVDSKIFLWKGPDANTEERKAAMKVAEQFVKEKNYPKNTQIQVMPAGGETTLFKQFFSNWKDKNQTTGPGQAYSIGRIARVPQVPFDASSLHSNKTMASQHGMVDDGSGKVQVWRVDGGERVPVDPSSYGQFYGGDCYLILYSYRQGSKEQHIIYTWQGLKCTQDELAASAFLTVKLDDSMGGTPVQVRVTQGQEPAHLMSLFKGKPMIIHLGGTSRKGGQSRAASTRLFHIRQSSTRATRAVEVEPSASKLNTNDVFVLKFPDGIFLWKGVAASEEEMAAAKYVCSFLGGSVTEVSEGKEPAAFWSALGGKKEYQTSKSLQKSVKPPRLFGCSNKTGRLIAEEVPGEFTQSDLATDDVMLLDTWDQIFLWIGIEANEVERTGSDKIAKEYVDSDPSGRRGTPVITIKQGFEPPTFTGWFQAWDSKLWDTDPMDRIRARF